The Candidatus Zixiibacteriota bacterium genome window below encodes:
- a CDS encoding pentapeptide repeat-containing protein has product MSTCQVEMQRGRPCGKPLYDGQKCIFHSEDSDKDADLFNSDLGNLLHRPPGNIHDLTKFVFLEKVTPFPTSLAGKAFFEGAVFLGDTSFLPSEFVSDVSFNEAIFQFDAKFAGTVFHRRADFSGARFNGSVAFGGARFEHDATFHYAQFNGDVFFSYARFHNPGLSDVNRENLRASFSHARFCGKAQFDNVVFDIGFIFDQVICESDCDFSSSQFLRDLLFDSCQFQKKCSFLGVHFQGDAAFADSRFRDVSFKACQMRSGAQVRFDGEKTRDKEFSAFQESGDFRRVIHNDSCFMYFRMVDLKNAYFLETDVSRYHFIDVSWAARPGFFHRFVVWPKRLRDYLEKHQLRRALRDELSLPKDADASDFNLVAQLYRRLQANYTANYQYSEAGDFYIGEQEMVRKAKGIIRRYLYVNYLYKLASLYGESFLRPLFWLSVVLLCFPMWLLYDGVKFTPVVETNYDWSWSPADLLLFRLDYWECFFRNLAVCSISRSALNDSFTSSSQIGVVTLETILVITFATLFVLALRRRFKRKSF; this is encoded by the coding sequence ATGTCAACGTGTCAGGTTGAGATGCAGCGTGGGCGCCCATGCGGTAAGCCCCTGTATGACGGCCAGAAGTGTATATTCCATAGCGAAGATTCAGACAAAGATGCCGACCTTTTCAACTCCGACTTGGGTAATCTTCTGCACCGTCCACCGGGCAATATTCATGACTTGACAAAATTTGTTTTCCTGGAGAAAGTGACACCATTTCCTACCAGCCTTGCGGGAAAGGCGTTTTTTGAGGGTGCAGTTTTTCTGGGCGATACAAGTTTCCTACCCAGTGAGTTCGTTTCCGACGTGTCCTTCAATGAGGCCATTTTTCAATTTGACGCCAAGTTTGCCGGTACCGTCTTTCACCGCCGAGCCGACTTCTCTGGAGCGCGCTTCAATGGGTCGGTTGCCTTTGGAGGTGCTCGGTTTGAACATGACGCGACATTTCACTATGCTCAGTTCAATGGTGATGTATTCTTCAGTTACGCCAGATTCCACAATCCAGGGTTATCAGATGTCAACCGGGAAAACTTAAGGGCTTCCTTTTCCCATGCCAGATTTTGTGGGAAAGCTCAATTCGATAACGTGGTCTTCGATATTGGATTCATTTTCGACCAGGTAATCTGCGAAAGCGATTGTGATTTTTCATCCTCGCAATTCCTCAGAGACCTCTTGTTCGACTCGTGTCAATTCCAGAAGAAGTGCTCATTTCTTGGTGTGCACTTTCAAGGTGATGCCGCCTTCGCCGATAGCCGATTTCGTGATGTCTCTTTTAAAGCTTGCCAAATGAGAAGTGGTGCGCAGGTCCGGTTTGACGGCGAAAAGACTAGAGACAAAGAATTTTCCGCATTTCAGGAGTCGGGTGATTTCCGAAGGGTAATTCATAATGACTCTTGCTTCATGTATTTCCGGATGGTGGACCTGAAAAACGCTTACTTTCTAGAAACAGATGTTAGTCGCTATCACTTTATCGACGTTTCGTGGGCCGCCAGACCGGGTTTTTTCCACCGATTCGTAGTATGGCCAAAGCGTTTGAGAGATTATCTTGAAAAGCACCAGCTGAGGAGAGCGCTTAGGGACGAATTATCCTTGCCCAAGGATGCTGATGCGTCAGATTTTAACTTAGTGGCGCAGTTGTATCGCCGTCTTCAGGCCAATTATACGGCTAATTACCAGTATTCCGAAGCGGGTGATTTTTATATCGGCGAACAGGAAATGGTGAGGAAAGCGAAAGGGATAATTCGACGCTACCTATATGTCAATTATCTGTACAAGCTGGCCTCTCTCTATGGAGAGAGCTTTCTTCGTCCACTGTTTTGGCTGTCGGTTGTACTCCTTTGTTTCCCAATGTGGCTTCTTTACGACGGAGTGAAGTTCACTCCTGTTGTAGAAACCAACTATGACTGGAGTTGGTCACCTGCCGACCTCCTTCTATTCCGGCTCGACTACTGGGAGTGTTTCTTCAGGAATCTGGCTGTCTGTTCCATAAGTAGGTCCGCACTGAACGATAGCTTCACGTCGTCCTCCCAGATCGGAGTGGTGACTCTTGAGACAATACTCGTAATTACTTTCGCAACGCTATTTGTGCTTGCGCTGCGTCGTCGATTCAAAAGAAAGAGCTTCTAG